A genomic region of Oryza glaberrima chromosome 1, OglaRS2, whole genome shotgun sequence contains the following coding sequences:
- the LOC127786360 gene encoding F-box protein At5g65850-like: MAARPRTSKKRKTGDERSAVTLPEHVVTEVLLRLPARSLARLRCTCRSWNAEVSLPGFQDRHHALAAAKLTFLEPAPTHMGSYRIRRGLSRRTLPWLSNCFDCPRVIGSKPCWGLVLIARPCEAYSVCNPTTGEILHLPRSHRPHCATGMGFHAHALAREFKVVQLGIDEEVVGKLHAIVLTVGDARGWRAISSFQLGLGFTDDDACIDRDVQPVFADGCLHWSFRTNYLDKPHGVLSFSLADESFRRVPQPPFSMVDLVPVHLNGVRNYRLLRAKGIRSGSGEEVAMPVGKTLAELDGRLCMVRDVRHRSDHDVLLEIWKLQDYDTGSWSLDYRVDLPAPGQRQRQLLTAPWLVVPLTYLGGSRPGDKKRKLLVATTAHEAHVYDPDSGTLRTVASIDSSGDDDDSIRLFLYQESLLRLPGMQHDLGNIKFVQLSNSEHM, translated from the coding sequence atggcggcgaggccgcgaACCAGCAAGAAAAGGAAGACGGGCGATGAGCGGTCGGCGGTCACGCTGCCGGAGCACGTCGTGACGGAGGTGCTCCTGCGCCTGCCGGCGAGGTCTCTGGCGAGGCTGCGCTGCACCTGCCGCTCCTGGAACGCCGAGGTGTCGTTGCCCGGCTTCCAAGACAGACACcacgctctcgccgccgccaagttAACCTTCCTGGAGCCTGCACCTACGCACATGGGGTCGTACCGAATAAGAAGAGGGCTCAGTAGGCGGACTTTGCCGTGGCTCAGCAATTGCTTCGACTGTCCGAGAGTGATCGGCTCCAAGCCCTGCTGGGGCCTCGTCCTCATTGCCAGGCCGTGCGAAGCCTACTCCGTGTGCAACCCTACCACAGGTGAGATTCTGCATCTCCCGCGGTCGCACCGACCTCACTGTGCCACTGGCATGGGCTTCCACGCGCACGCGCTGGCCAGAGAGTTCAAGGTGGTGCAGTTAGGCATAGACGAAGAGGTAGTGGGCAAACTGCACGCCATTGTGCTCACCGTTGGCGACGCCCGAGGCTGGAGGGCCATCTCGTCGTTCCAGCTCGGCCTCGGTttcaccgacgacgacgcctgCATCGACCGCGATGTGCAGCCGGTGTTCGCGGATGGGTGCCTCCACTGGAGTTTCAGGACAAACTACCTCGACAAGCCCCACGGCGTCCTCTCCTTCTCGCTCGCCGACGAGTCCTTCCGCCGTGTTCCCCAGCCGCCTTTCTCAATGGTCGACCTCGTTCCGGTCCACTTGAACGGAGTCAGAAACTACCGTCTGTTGCGAGCCAAAGGCATAAGGTCCGGGAGCGGCGAGGAAGTGGCCATGCCGGTTGGGAAAACGCTCGCGGAGCTCGACGGCCGCCTGTGCATGGTACGCGACGTCCGCCACCGCAGCGACCACGACGTGCTGTTGGAGATATGGAAGCTGCAGGACTACGACACCGGGAGCTGGTCGCTGGACTACCGCGTCGACCTGCCAGCGCCgggccagcgccagcgccagctGCTCACGGCACCGTGGCTCGTCGTCCCGCTCACCTACCTTGGTGGCTCCCGCCCGGGAGACAAGAAGAGGAAGCTTCTTGTCGCGACCACGGCGCACGAGGCTCATGTCTACGACCCGGACTCCGGCACTCTCCGGACGGTGGCCTCCATTGACAGCTCGGGGGACGACGACGATTCAATACGTCTCTTCCTGTACCAGGAGAGCCTTCTTCGGCTTCCTGGCATGCAGCATGACCTAGGAAATATTAAGTTTGTACAACTTTCCAATAGTGAGCATATGTAA